From the Trichoplusia ni isolate ovarian cell line Hi5 chromosome 1, tn1, whole genome shotgun sequence genome, the window ATACCATTCATATCATACCAGTAATTAGAGGACAAGTTATTGTTGATCATGCAAGGAGGATTAATTtaggttattgttttttttggctTTCCTTATCATTTATTTAGCACAAACCAGTTTGAAAATTAACTTGGTTGTtgttatttacactttttagaatcaataatatatttctgttataatatataatcatatccataaactaaaaaaaaatatctgtttatagGTGGCAGtgaaatgatatattatttacataagcTCTTGCAGCTTAAGTACCCAGTCCATGTAAATGCTATCACTATGTCAAGAGTAGAGGAAATACTACAAGAGCACAGTTCTATAGCCCTTAACTACCAAGACGAAATCAGGAAATGGGCCAACCCTGATTATTATGAAGCAAATGTTAAAAGAATACAACTCCCTTATGTTCAAGCTGCAAGTTCAACTGGCTTAACAGGTAAATCCTTACCTTAGTAATAAGTATAAGTGTGTTGTCTGACCTCTAATCATAATGTGGGTTACAGCTGAGCAGCAGAAGGAACGGAAAAAGGAGATGGCTCGACGATTGTTAGAAATAAATGCCAGAAAGAGGGAGGAAAGACTTGCAGAAGATGAAGAACAATTAAATCAACTTCTTTCTATTAAGGTAAATTACCCAAGAGAAATTGGCAAGAACACATTGCAATATTGTGATATCATTAaatgacacatatttttttatatcttaataaAGACCTTCTATTAACAAACATTCCTGCAATGATTTCAGGATATGATAGAGGATGGTGACACTGACGAATTCAATGAAGCTATAAAAGGATTTGATATCAAAAGCTATGAAGATTTACAGGTGAAAcctatacaatatacatatgactattaataataatgttcaacatatttatttaaatccatttGTCCTACAATATAAGGCTATATTTCTATACTCTGTTTCTACGCTTTACAGAGACAAATAACCAACTTGAACATGCGAATAGATAAGAATAAACAACGCATTGCAGCAGCTGCAACAGCTGAAGAGAATCTAGAGACGCGACCTACCGGCAGAATGAACCCGCCTACGGAACCTGAAGCATTCCAAGTTTGGCTGAATGACACGCGTACTAAGGTGCCGcctataataaaatcttataacTTTTGGAATACTTTATCTAAAATAGAGCACTATAAAccgtattttgatagtaactatcgtgagaatgattcatgttaaatgatgtaacggtttactcacgcgtatttatagagGTAGCCCATCTAGTTTCGGACGCAACCGGACCttcatcatgagctgacgcgtcgTCTAGACCTATAATTAGTTGctatgataattattaaatacggGTCATCATCGtcatttaataactataaaagtaGTAGAAAAATTAATACTGTGGTTCTTATTTGCGTTAAATTGGTAAAGTTTAAGCCAACAGCTTAAGCTTTACCTAATTCAATGAGATTCAATCGAATAAACAGAGGTTTGTTTTTTACCAGTATCGCGAACTAGTTGCTCGTCGCGAAGCTCGTAGAGCTCGTCGTGCCGCGATGGTAAAGCGACGTACAGCCGCAGCCGCTGAGCGGATGAGAGTAATCTCGCGGCTTGCTGCAGCTGGAGACGATTTCGGGAACCAAGATTCTGATTGGGATGCGTATAAAAGGtatttgttttatctaaaaTCACACGTTTATTCAACCTGTAGATAGTAGTCACGAGTTTTTGTCCTAGTgcttttttgaatttttgttttgtttttgaaacctATAGTTTTCACTGAATCAACCACTTTCTAACTATatgttatatatataattatatattataggtaAATTACTGTCACTGTTATTCCAGTAAAATAATGAAGATTTCTGTATgagttttttgtgtaatatttccAGCATAAGCCGCGAAGCCGATTCTGATTCTGAAGCTGATGGTGAACGTCTTCTTGAATTAGAGGAAGCTCTGCGGGAATACGAGCCGCCGCCGGCTAATTCCAGTCAGCATCACCAACTGCATCTTGCTATCGAACCATTAAGGTAGTTTACCACACAAAATTAACATCATTACATACTATTCCTAATGAGTTTGGCAACGAATGAGTGTATAGAGGTAGTACATGATTTCAGAGCTCCGGAACTGATGTTCCAGCCTTCAATGATGGGCAATTTAGAAGCAGGCCTAGCTGAGACAATGGACTatgttttcaaacattttagtCCTGAAGACCAACTCCTGTTGGCTAACAACGTTTTTCTTACGGGTGGATGTTCTCAATTTCCAGGTGAgacattatttacaataatatgttGCTGTCATGTCGTGTTTCTATCACATGCTTACTCTTACTTACGTTCAGAACTCTATTAGAAAATTACACaattttacatcaaaaatatttttttactagaccTCAATAGTTATAAGTTAGTATATAACTTGTAAATTTAcgaataattttacttttaggaCTAAAAGAAAGACTGGAAAGAGAACTACTTGAAATGAGACCATTTCAATCGACCCATAAAGTAGTTATGGCGAAAAACCCGTGCCTCGATGCCTGGTACGGCGCAAGAGATTTTGCAGGTAGCAATGACTTTGAAAACTGTTGTATTTCTAAAGAAGAGTACTACGAAATGGGAGCTGAGTACTTGAAGGAGCATTATGTTAGTAATAAGTATTATAAGAGCCCGGCGCCCATTGTTGATAATACACTCGCACCGGCTGTTGACGCAAATGTTGTCAAAGAAGAAATCGTTGTCGATTGTTAAAGGTATATAACTCTTTtacttaataaagtattttataagtgactgttgttttataacttttcCTTTTATAAGTGAAAGTCAGTGTTTACGCAAATATCAAGAATTTTTTAGCCTGAGTGttagaaatgaatgaaattgtaATAGAAGAGTCTTCCAAACTCACACCACGTTCGAAAGAAACCAGAAAAAGGCTATGCGGTTGTATATCGCAACATGTGGTGAATTGGTACATGTTCAGGCGCGGATCCACCGTTGTGGGCAAGGCGGGCATGGTCACTACCCTAATTTACTTGCGACTCTTTCCAGATTGTATAACGATATGGCATTCATAAAGCCAAAGTCCTGTTGCgtagaaaaaggttttaaatatgtactcatgttcatttctttataaatcATGATTgtttatggatttttttttaatccaacaTTTATTTGGCCTAATTTCGATTGCTGGGTCGTTCTGGCCACAACTTTCTTTGAGCGCTGGATCAGCGCCTGCTCATGATCGATTTTGTTACCTTAGATTTATTTATCAGTGAACTGTTCCCATGGCATCTTTCCTAAGAAAATATGTGAAGCGTTTTACGGACTAGCTAACGTATCTTGTCTGCTCAAGTTTCATTccattatataataatattaatttgttatttttaattaactgaatAAAAGTTTGTAATGAAAGGCACTTCTTAAAACTATCACTTAACCTAAGGGACTTTGTGGAAATAAAACAGgggatataaaataaacaaaataaatagccaCAAATATCATGGcacgtttatttttttccacTACATGGCGACTTCTAAAAGAATCGTGACTTGTTTTTGCATTcatatagattttttaatagaGCTCTGCAAAATCACCactaaagaataattttaaaatgtatattttccataaaattaaaatataaactctgTATTTAATTTGATCTCAATATAAATCACTATgaactgaaaaaaattaaaagttttgttagttcgctaattataaattgattgatGAGACTATAATAAAgagtacatttaaaaaatcacattaaagcATATATATAATGCTGACTACATAAACGCTCTAACAGCCTCTCCCTACCGCTACATCACCTTGCAGATTGTATACTCAAAGTatcaacaataaacaatatgaaaGACTCCAGTTCTACTAAACAAaccaatataattataataaatttatcacAATCATTTCAgactacaaaaataactaaataatcaCCTGTAAAGGAGGCTGTGAGAGCTATAATCACGTGCAATGTAAATGTAATACAccacaataattaacaaatctaacttatttcaaatataaactagcctaaaaattttaacaataaaagaaaaaaaaaacggttgtAGTTAAAATATTGGTCATTAAAAACTCTGAAGAGCTATAACTAAATGACCGTATAAATAATCATCATGCCATgatgtttgtattgaattttaataaaaaattgcaaTCAAAGGGATGTAAAATACTCCAAAACTTGGTAAAGGGCGGCTTATAGccaagtatttttttcgtataattAGAAATAGTATAAAATCAGTGACTTAGGAATAGCTCtcagtatataaaaaaagttaaaatccTTAGGCTGTACTCTCGTATGATTATAATGTAAGCAACGCAATATGTTGGCAAAGCGGAAGTTCACGTAAATCTAACGATACAATAcaactaaatatttatgtaccttAGACATTATGATTACACAAGGCTCACtgttatttcataaaactaCCACGATCAAGTTTAGTGTAACTGGTCGGCGGCACGCGGCCCCCTAGACTAGTAGTCTGCCTCGACAAGGGAAGTATACGTTATACATTCACGGGTAAGGATATGTACGATTTCTTTAACCAAATTCAATATAGGCTTACAAACAAAACGGGTTGGTCCGTCAACCACAACCACTCAGAtgttaacaacaaaataacaacaaacacaaTCTAACATGCCAATATTTCGCGTGAGtattctttttaacattttgaattCCTCAGTCTTTTCTACGgatcaaaaaaataagtagaaagTGAAAAACTCATACGACCTCTTTTGTAATTACGTAAATTCAAGGACTTCAATAATCACTTCTTAAATATAGTTAACTAACATCGGTATGTAAAATAGTTGAACAATGAAGGCACGCAAATTGCCTGTCCAACGTATACTTAGCAGGTCTTAGAAATGAGGTAGCAACCTGCGGCCTTCACTGTTTTTGGGTCCTAATTTATTACGAAACAGGTTCATCGAGAAAACATATCTccttatcaatataaatatatgaattataCTCTGTGTGAAGGTTTGAGAAAGCAGAACATATTTCGTAATCCAAAAGGACCACATTCATGTCCTCAGCAGACCCAAACACTCGGCAAGGGTGAAGTAACGATAGggtaatgttaataataaagataaaacaatCATAAAGAAagtgaacataatataataataacaaaaatatattactaatcCTAGAATTCAATAAGAAACAATCACCCTCGGCGAGAGATCGGCAAGCTGAGAGACatcgatatatttatatatgtatttatgtaccTAGTTCACTATGTTGGTGTTTCTATTTCCATTCATAATAGCTAtggataatataattatataaggtAATCAGCATTGAAAGGCACCTAATACATGTTGTCCCTACCAATGCTGTTACATACAAACTATTGATAACtatggttttaatttttcaatggTGATCATTTTATAATGGTAGCTGAAAGATTTATACTACTCGTTAACACAAGTTCTAGTTTGTCTAAATAATACTGTTATCAATGGCTTGGTAAGAAATATACTAAAaagtttaagattttattaatatacggAAAAGTTTAGATGTTACTCTCAGATTTGTGGGCAACTAAATGCATcctcattttattattttacgttatCTTAACATACGGtgtacacatttatttaaaatgataatgagatattggCCTATTTTTTTCGTGTTACTTTCAAATACAgaactatcaaaatataaaaaaatattgaggaCTATCAAACAACAttcatatgtatatattattattatatgtatacttatGTACATCTACAAGAATTTTGATCTTTATAGTACCCAAAGTATAGTTCTGCGCTAATTCTAACATTAATTCCAATTATGTTCTCAGttcgatattattttgttgactGTAGAATGAGACATTACTACGAATCACACGTATAATTTTGAATGGTTTTCTCCTCGAtatacttgaataaataaaccctaccaatatttatttacatttgctGAACCAGCACATGGACACACACAtcatggaaataaaataaagtatcaaaATCAACAACACGGGAAGTTGTAAAACAATGGGTACAAATGTCGGTATAAcactattacaatattataagaactcttacaatattttatttccagttCTACCCTGACCTGCAGACTTAACTAAACTTACGCTACCACATCGTTTACATAGAAATGGCACCAATCTATCTTTGATATCAATAATGGCAAACCATAAGGAACCCCCGCAGCGGACACTTTAGCTGCACTCCACAGTGCACAAGAACTGTCTCAAGGTAATATTGGAAGACTACTGCACTATACACTAttcattattactattattcGAAAAACAGTAATGAAATAAAGTTCTGCCTCTCGCCAAAATACGTTtgttacatatatgtatatattgcGATATCCTAAATgggtaaataattatgtaccaATGATTATGATGACTACCCTTAATATGAATATTCCTTCTcgtcagaaacttgaaaaaataaatgaagtatcaATGGTGTTATGATTGATATTGCCTAATGTCGCTATCCGCTAGAAGGCACACAAAGTTTAGTAAGAAGCTTCACAAATTCTGCTCTCTGTATTAATGCAACGCCCACAACAGCGACGACCACTAACCACCAGTCGTCAGTACGTCCTCACTTATTACTGTAAGACACACTATAGCGTACTCCGGGCGACGTCCCCACACATTGAACACTGAACATAACATTATTCTGAACGtaatacgtttaaaaaatattgccaATTTTATGTTGCAACAGGCACTTCTCTGGATTTCTCCAATAAACAtcatattaaaagttattaattttgtgaAGCTTTCAATATTGCCTCTAAGGACTCTGCTAGATTAtggaattattatttgtacttcttatttactattattattattttatatgaaaccagattttttatttattttatagctttctTATGGATTAATATTGAGGAGTATTATCTAGAGTCCCTATATTTATTAgcgatcaaaatattttacctctCGTCGGTAACAGTTCTATATAAAATTACTGAACTTCCATATACACTGACACGATCTAAGTTAAAGCATCGCAATAAGATATTGTTACATTTCACTACGACTAATGAAGAATGGGTATGACGATGACAAGCGAATGAcgattattaaaatttagaatttcATTAAGTTGGAGATTTACCATTTACGATTCCAAAATTTATCACTAAGCAAATTAGAATATGAGATCAAAAATTTTAGGCCTACAATCTATCATGATGAGACTTTTAAGTATTGATTTATGAACGCCACCACGGAAATTAATATAATCATGTGATGGTATAGATAAATCACAGTTGTAGGTATATAAATCACAATGCATATATTATCATAGGCGGTACCGCTACGTGACTACTCACTACTCCTCATCTCTATTGTGATGTCCACCTGGTGTTATCGAGGGATTCCATAAGCGTAACGAAACCAACTCGATTCTTGCACACAATCTGCGACATTCCGAACACATGGATACAATCCGCCAGCGCAGCCTTGCTCGCGCTCGCAACACGCCCGACGAAATCAAcagtgtataaataaataactcgacataaaataaacaaataaaaattgcatgAGTCCATGCTGACGATCCAAGCTGAGGAGCTGCCAGCCTCCTCTATGCTCTCGGTTATATCATTATGTACGATAGCTGCTCTTGTTGATGGCTgccaaatatttaatattgcaCTCTGGAAGCTCGCTAGTCAACCAAGAGCTGTAACAAATGAGGCGAAGGTCGTTGTTAGCGTACTCGTTTGTAAATTGCATCCGATAATCTCTTGAATATATTACGTGTACCCACCTCTTCTGGAAATCAGTCAGTGAGATGCATCTGACCGGACATCTGGGGCTGGGGCGTAGGAGTATGCGATGGAGGTGGCGacgctataaataaaattaattatgtaaatcaatcagggaaaaaaaaaaacaaacatcacgACGTGGaaacaaacagtttaaaataatcatatatttAATAGATTACTTACAAATAGACGCAATAGACTGTGGCGACATCGCGGACATCTTGCTGGTATCTTGCATAGACACTTGTGTCCCTTGAGATGTCATGTAACGATTCACCATTGGTACGAAGCTGGAAAGAAATTGGTTTCTAATAATCGTTTATAGATCTGATCTGGGCAACCATCATTGTCagaatttcatgaaaataaatataacgaaaaagacaaagaacaaaaaaaatattttaaggtaagatattttttcctttgttaCCAAGTGTGTTCTCGTTTTCATTGATACATTTTCATACCTTAAGTCACAAACGCCGGGGGAGTCAAAGTTGCTATTGTTCGAATTGTTAGTGTTTGTGGCAACACTGTTGATTGTCCCGATGCTGTTCGCCGACACATTGCTGTGGTTCTCTCGGTGGACACGATTGTGGTGCCTGtatttcgaaatttaaattatttagtatcACAATAAAACAACTAACATACGTGGCAACTAGAGTGAAAGACTGAAATCCCGAAAAAAAACTTCCAAAGCAATCTAacagaagaaagaaaaatatgagaCTGTAAATTACTTTGAAGTGCTATTTGATTGAGATCAAATTGAGATCGACTTGGTGCTTTGGATACCATCACAATCGCCATTCCAAACAGTGGCACCAGTTTTAACTGCGCTCGACCAACAGCTAATGACGTTGATTAAACTGGATAGCTACTCGATCTTAGTTTGGTCCGATGGTACCATGCAAGCCGGAATTTAAatggaatcaaaataaaaaacaactcaaCCAGTCTCTGAAGATAGCCCACTGGATATACTACTACTCTATACGCAAACACTTTCTTCTGAGGATTGATTGTCAGTCTTACCGAATTCAGCCCGCATACCATATTTTACTTAGAGAGACTGCCGCTCTCACCTCCATTACCTGTTTGCCTGGTGGCGCTACTGTACCTTATTAAATAGCTGTCTCTGACGAAGGAGCGTCCGCAGACGCTGCACTCGTAGCAAGAGCCGGACGAGTGCGTGCGGATGTGCAGCGCGAACTGCGACTTAGATGTGAAGGTCATCGAGCATCGGTCGCAGTTCAGCGGCTTGTCGGCCACGTGGGACCATCTGCAAATATCAGATAATTATAGACATGTtgtcatgaaattatagttgaCTAATATAGGATATGAAAAATTCTGTAAGTCTGATATAGAATTCGATTTAGAAGTAGAAGTTGTTCACATTATGTCATTATAAGGAAATCACCTGTGCGCAGTCACATAGCTCTTTACGGCGAAACGCTTTTGACAAATATCACAAGCATAAGGGCGTTCACCTGAAACGCgaagaaataattatgaaaaattttgtattataaattcaCTATAAgcaatgaaaattaatgaaaagcGAAAGTGAAGGCACATGATGTTAGAAAGACGGCAAGATGCAATTAGAGAGTGATGCAGTCtgaaattaatgaatataagccaagaaattataataaataataatattgaaactcAAGTGATGATGTAGCGAATGATGAAATTATAACTTACAATGAATTGTCGGTGCCACATCATTAAATTCAGAATAACAAAGAGTCTGCTTGTGGTAGCAATTTGCCGTCTTCGTAACGAACCATAGCTATATTCAAATCTTATTGAAATAGTCCCAATTTGATTAGTATATCTAAATTCGACTAAGGATTATTTGTTAGCTATCAGACGAAAaacatttactataaaataatatgtgacTTGAACAACAGTTATAATTTACATCGTAAGACACAAATTGCTTTTTCTGTGCCAAATATCAATTTTGCTTCGAAGTGTAACGTTTTGCAACATAGGTTTaaagttgaaaaatattatgatagaTCTGAACTCGAACTGTACCTACGTAGTTCAAAGACTATCTTTAAGAAGgtctaaaaaaagaaacttcaaaGTAGTCATAGGAAAGACATAAATGATTACAGGTATTTTGATTTGTGCTATGCTGAGAACTGTCACACTTATTAATTTGATAGTTAAATTGGCACATTATAATACCAACACAGCAAATCTTATTAGCTTAAATGTTTTTCATCTGTTAATGCACTACGCGACTCACATTACAAATGTTCAAAGATTTTCATTGCGCTTGTACTCATAAagtattttgctttgttttaacAAACGGCCCCTTAATGTTCATTGTTTTGATAAACAAGTATCGTATACAAGAGTTGGAcagatttttagaaaaaaagagtGACAGATTTTGACAGAGATTATTTAGTGTCTACAGTTAGAATTTGGCTACAATAGAAAGACAGTGAGTTACCGTGAGTTGGAAACAAAGTCAAAATAGATTTAGAACCGAAAGTGTAGAAAAGCACTTTCTTGTAGGGATCGCGGTGTAATCGTACCGGTATGAATTCGCTTGTGAATGTTGAGCGTGGATTTCTGCGTGAAGCGTTTGTAACAGACATCGCACTCGAACGGTCGTTCTCCCGTGTGCGTACGCATGTGTATCTCCAGGTACGGCTTGCAAGTGAACGCCGCTGGGCACTCCATGCATTGGTACGGACGACCTTGCACTGACCACCCACGCACACCATTAGTATTCATTCAAATTTGTAATATCATCATGCATACATGTGAATACtcacgaataaatatttttaaacaatatgtGTGGCACCGACAACTTCAGATtaaaacattatgaaattaCATTAAGAAAATATGATAAGTTAGGTAAAATTTGCAAGTGATTAcagaagttaaaataaaaattgaaaagcGTGTGCTGAGCGTTGTCGACTGACCTGTGTGCGTTCTTTTGTGTATATTGAGTGTAGATTTTTGCGCGAATCTCTTGAGGCATACGTCACACTGGTAGGGCCGCTCGCCGGTGTGCGTGCGGTTGTGGATCTCGAGGTACTGCTTGCAGGTGAAGGCGGCGGGGCACTGCAGGCACTGGAAGGGCCGCCCCTGCACTGTGGACGAGCGACTGGGTTAGCCACGGCCGCGGCAGCCCGCCTCCCCCACGCGACATAGTAGCCCACATACAACACTCCCTAGCGCGGCGCGGCCGCTGGGCCGGCCGCCCACGTACCTGAGTGCGTCCGCTTGTGGATGTTGAGACTGGATTTCTGAGTGAAGCGCTTCAGGCAGATGTCGCACTGATACGGTCGCTCGCCGGTGTGGGTGCGCGTGTGTATCTCCAGGTATTGCTTGCAGGTGAAGGCGGCGGGACACGACAGGCACTGGAACGGTCTGCCCTGGACTGGTGTCCAACACATATATTATAGCGGCGGCGAGCCCGCAAGGACGCTAGACGCCCTCGCACTACGGAGGTCGCGGCGCGGACCGGTCGCCGCTCGCCGCGTACTCCGCTCCAAATCTTTCACTACGGCGGAACTTTAAGAAAGGCTCGCGAGCGCTCTGAACTAGGGAGAGATTCGGAGGAGAGGCGGAGTGCGAGTGGAGAGAGGCGTGGGCGGGCGGCCGGCCAGTCCGGCCCGCGGGGTCACCCACCTGTGTGCGTCCTCTTATGTATATTGAGGCTGGACTTCTGCGTGAAGCGCTTCAGACACGCGTCGCACTGATAGGGCCGCTCGCCTGTATGCGTGCGCATGTGAATGTCCAGGTAGGGGCGGCGGGCGAACGCCGCCGGGCATTGCCCGCACGCGTAAGGACGCCCTTGCACTGCGCCCAGTGCACACACAAAAGCGAGTAACGCACGTCGCCGACGCAAGGAGGCTGTTGTGCCTTTGGCCGCCCGCCCTTCTGCCAATCTCGACCAGATCTTACGCCGCGTGCAGCGACCGATTCGCCCCAATTTTAGAAAACCCAATTTTGATAATCGGCAACGTGTTACAATACCGAGGCGCCAATAGTGCGTCATTGCGGCGATTGCATTACCGCTTTTGTGAATGAATTAATATCCATGaagaaatgataaaaatgataaatgctAAAACACCGAGTCGTATGCAGAATGAGAGGGATAAGAGGGCGAATGACCGGcagattattaataatatgataGGTAGGCTGGAAATTATCAGTGAATGCAGAAGTACGTAAAGCGCGCGTTGAATGAGTTAAAGAAATCGAGATGTTAGTCGAAAGCAACGAGATGGAAGCTATCAAAAACAGGGAGAATAAAACAACGGGTTAGGCGGGCAACGGAAAAATAGGAGCGAAGCATGACGCTAAATGAAATATGACTGCATGACGAGTCGCAAGTTAACGCTAATCGTACCGAAAGGAATACTGCGGATTATAATATATGTGGGCTACTAACCCGTATGTATTTTTTCGTGCAAATTGAGCGCGCACTTCTGCGTGAAGGACTTGAGGCAGACGGTGCACTGGAACGGCCGCTCCCCTGCGCCGCCAACACACGGACACGGGGGGACagagaaacaaaacaaaaccacgATGGACAAATAATTCTACTGAGCTTAGTAACCGAATACCGATTGGTTCCAAGTGACTACCATGAGGGAATTTGAACGACGTTATTTGTCCATCAGACATTCTCTCTCCTATAACTTAACGGAAATCATCACAACGTACACATGCTTTACATAACTGTTTGTGAATAGTTTTTGAGCGTGTGTAACCTAATTATTATCATGTAAGCTTTTTTAAACACACtgaaacgaataaaatatatcacttCCAAATCGCTAGATAACCAGGTATTGatatccaaaataaaattaaaaggtacAGGGAGCCCTTAAAACTATTCACAAAACATAGGTGTCATAGCCACAATAACTGTTTAGGTgtataatattcttaaatttcGTGACAACTATTGTAGCTTCGAGACCGAAccaaaataaa encodes:
- the LOC113492746 gene encoding actin-related protein 5 — encoded protein: MENVLVLKDYKTVPDIVHEYSPTLKFGHIPLVIDNGSYQCRVGWSINDEPNLIFKNLIARPRKDRCKKDAEPPATPPIQIGNDIVNIEAVRFQLKTQFDKNVVTHFEAQEQVFDYIFSHLGIDNEGSVPHPICMTEAFVTPNYCRQLMSELLFEGYGVPGVSYGVDSLFSMYKNDIGDSALIINCGYHTIHIIPVIRGQVIVDHARRINLGGSEMIYYLHKLLQLKYPVHVNAITMSRVEEILQEHSSIALNYQDEIRKWANPDYYEANVKRIQLPYVQAASSTGLTAEQQKERKKEMARRLLEINARKREERLAEDEEQLNQLLSIKDMIEDGDTDEFNEAIKGFDIKSYEDLQRQITNLNMRIDKNKQRIAAAATAEENLETRPTGRMNPPTEPEAFQVWLNDTRTKYRELVARREARRARRAAMVKRRTAAAAERMRVISRLAAAGDDFGNQDSDWDAYKSISREADSDSEADGERLLELEEALREYEPPPANSSQHHQLHLAIEPLRAPELMFQPSMMGNLEAGLAETMDYVFKHFSPEDQLLLANNVFLTGGCSQFPGLKERLERELLEMRPFQSTHKVVMAKNPCLDAWYGARDFAGSNDFENCCISKEEYYEMGAEYLKEHYVSNKYYKSPAPIVDNTLAPAVDANVVKEEIVVDC